In Notolabrus celidotus isolate fNotCel1 chromosome 22, fNotCel1.pri, whole genome shotgun sequence, one genomic interval encodes:
- the zfp36l1a gene encoding mRNA decay activator protein ZFP36L1a produces MTTAVASPFFDFEVMNKNNKLLSYNNNLGAPHPMSVPCTGTNVPLSSPAGALLDRKAVGSPSVGGVYQRRHSVSSTKFSQNQFLNSLKAADHSSLISGVGNASNNKENRLRDRSFSETGERLLNKCLGPASPTNGGSQVNSSRYKTELCRPFEENGSCKYGDKCQFAHGIHELRSLSRHPKYKTELCRTFHTIGFCPYGPRCHFIHNAEERRGPPQQSSPLNSSNKMDRPRLQHSYSFAGFSSSAGLRDSPTSVTPPPMFFPDEVPDWPSSNPFTYSSQELANLFGPSLSAGPVGTEPNTPAPPSPTSTPYYFRPMLESPQLFESPSSPPDSLSDQDGYQSSSGGSLSGSESPTLDTTRRLPIFSRLSISDD; encoded by the exons ATGACCACAGCCGTGGCGTCGCCTTTCTTCGACTTCGAAGTTATGAACAAG aacAACAAACTGCTTAGCTACAACAACAACCTGGGTGCTCCCCATCCCATGTCTGTCCCTTGCACTGGCACCAACGTGCCCCTCTCCAGCCCCGCCGGAGCCCTGCTGGACAGGAAGGCGGTGGGGTCTCCCTCAGTGGGAGGCGTGTACCAGCGGAGGCACTCTGTCAGCAGCACAAAGTTCAGCCAGAACCAGTTTCTGAACAGCCTGAAGGCAGCGGACCACTCCTCACTCATCTCAGGGGTTGGCAATGCCAGCAACAACAAGGAGAACCGCCTGCGAGACCGCTCCTTCTCTGAGACGGGCGAGAGGCTCCTCAACAAGTGCCTGGGCCCGGCCAGCCCCACCAACGGCGGTAGCCAGGTGAACTCCAGCCGCTACAAGACGGAGCTGTGCAGGCCTTTCGAGGAGAACGGCTCCTGCAAGTACGGCGATAAATGCCAGTTTGCTCACGGAATCCATGAACTGCGCAGCCTGAGCCGCCACCCTAAATACAAAACTGAGCTGTGCCGCACCTTCCACACCATTGGCTTCTGTCCCTATGGGCCTCGCTGCCACTTCATCCACAACGCTGAGGAACGCCGCGGACCCCCCCAGCAGTCCTCCCCTCTTAACTCATCCAACAAGATGGATCGGCCTCGACTGCAGCACAGCTACAGCTTTGCAGGCTTCTCAAGCTCAGCCGGGCTGAGAGACAGCCCCACCTCCGTCACCCCTCCACCCATGTTCTTCCCTGATGAGGTCCCCGACTGGCCCAGCAGTAACCCCTTCACCTACTCCAGCCAGGAGCTGGCCAACCTGTTTGGGCCCAGCCTCAGTGCTGGTCCTGTAGGCACAGAGCCCAACACCCCTGCACCCCCTTCTCCAACAAGCACACCTTACTATTTCAGACCCATGTTGGAGTCCCCTCAGTTGTTCGAGTCTCCATCCAGCCCTCCTGACTCGCTGTCAGACCAGGACGGCTACCAGAGCAGCTCTGGAGGCAGCCTGAGTGGCTCTGAGTCCCCCACGCTGGACACCACCCGCCGCCTTCCCATCTTCAGCCGCCTCTCCATCTCTGATGATTGA